One Peterkaempfera bronchialis DNA window includes the following coding sequences:
- a CDS encoding cobyrinate a,c-diamide synthase: MVTVPRLVVAAPSSGSGKTTVATGLMAALAARGLAVSPHKVGPDYIDPGYHALATGRPGRNLDAFLCGPERIARLLLHGAAGADLAVVEGVMGLFDGTAGRGELASTAHVAKLLRAPVVLVVDASSQSRSVAALVHGFASWDPEVRLGGVILNRVASDRHEQLLREALEEGSGVPVLGAVRRSEAVATPSRHLGLIPAVERNAAALRAVRDMGALVDRSVDLDAVLALARSAPPLPDRPWDPAAEIAALGGPVTGRPRLALAGGAAFSFSYAEHAELLTAAGAEVVPFDPLHDEKLPGGTSGLVIGGGFPEVYAAELSANAPLRSAVAALAASGVPIAAECAGLLYLTRSLDGHPMCGLLDADARMTDRLTLGYREAVALHDSPLAPAGTRVHGHEFHRTRCEPGSGPAPAWAWRGPTGPATEGFAHGPVHASYLHLHWAGSPGIPLRLVRHA, encoded by the coding sequence GTGGTGACCGTACCCCGGCTGGTCGTCGCGGCCCCGTCCTCCGGTTCCGGCAAGACCACCGTGGCCACCGGGCTGATGGCCGCGCTCGCCGCCCGGGGCCTGGCGGTCTCGCCGCACAAGGTCGGCCCGGACTACATCGACCCCGGCTACCACGCCCTGGCCACCGGGCGTCCGGGGCGGAACCTGGACGCCTTCCTCTGCGGGCCGGAGCGGATCGCACGGCTGCTGCTGCACGGCGCGGCCGGGGCGGACCTGGCGGTGGTCGAGGGCGTGATGGGCCTCTTCGACGGCACGGCGGGGCGCGGCGAGCTGGCCTCCACCGCGCATGTCGCCAAGCTGCTGCGGGCTCCGGTGGTGCTGGTGGTGGACGCCTCCTCGCAGAGCCGGTCGGTGGCGGCGCTGGTGCACGGCTTCGCCTCCTGGGACCCGGAGGTGCGGCTGGGCGGGGTGATCCTCAACCGGGTGGCCTCCGACCGGCATGAGCAGTTGCTGCGCGAGGCCCTGGAGGAGGGCTCCGGGGTACCGGTGCTGGGCGCCGTACGCCGCAGCGAGGCGGTGGCGACGCCCTCCCGCCACCTGGGCCTGATCCCGGCGGTGGAGCGGAACGCGGCGGCGCTGCGGGCGGTCCGGGACATGGGCGCCCTGGTGGACCGCAGCGTGGACCTGGATGCCGTACTGGCCCTGGCCCGCTCCGCTCCCCCGCTCCCGGACCGGCCCTGGGACCCGGCGGCCGAGATCGCCGCGCTGGGCGGCCCGGTGACCGGCCGACCCCGGCTCGCGCTGGCCGGCGGGGCGGCGTTCTCCTTCTCGTACGCCGAGCACGCCGAACTGCTGACCGCCGCCGGGGCCGAGGTCGTCCCGTTCGACCCGCTGCACGACGAGAAGCTGCCCGGAGGCACGTCGGGGCTGGTGATCGGCGGCGGCTTCCCCGAGGTGTACGCGGCCGAGCTGTCCGCCAACGCCCCGCTGCGTTCGGCGGTCGCCGCCCTCGCCGCCTCCGGCGTGCCCATCGCCGCCGAGTGCGCCGGGCTGCTCTACCTCACCCGCTCGCTCGACGGCCACCCGATGTGCGGCCTGCTGGACGCCGACGCCCGGATGACCGACCGCCTCACCCTCGGCTACCGCGAGGCCGTCGCCCTGCATGACAGCCCCCTGGCGCCGGCCGGCACCCGCGTCCACGGCCATGAGTTCCACCGCACCCGCTGCGAACCGGGCTCCGGCCCCGCCCCCGCCTGGGCCTGGCGCGGCCCGACCGGGCCCGCCACCGAGGGGTTCGCCCACGGGCCGGTGCATGCCTCCTATCTGCATCTGCACTGGGC
- the cobO gene encoding cob(I)yrinic acid a,c-diamide adenosyltransferase gives MPQGQPSTVPDDGLTTRQRRNQPVLAVHTGPGKGKSTAAFGLALRGWNQGWPIGVFQFVKSAKWKVGEERALRVLGASGEGGPVTWHKMGEGWSWVQRDLESSEEAAREGWEQVKRDLAAETYRLYVLDEFTYPMHWGWVDTEEVVSVLRDRPGAQHVVITGRYAPQALLDAADLVTEMTKVKHPMDAGRKGQRGIEW, from the coding sequence ATGCCGCAGGGACAGCCGTCCACCGTCCCCGACGACGGACTGACGACCCGTCAGCGTCGCAACCAGCCCGTGCTGGCCGTGCACACCGGGCCGGGCAAGGGCAAGTCCACCGCCGCCTTCGGCCTGGCGCTGCGCGGCTGGAACCAGGGCTGGCCGATCGGAGTGTTCCAGTTCGTCAAGTCCGCCAAGTGGAAGGTCGGCGAGGAGCGCGCGCTGCGGGTGCTCGGCGCCTCCGGCGAGGGCGGCCCGGTGACCTGGCACAAGATGGGCGAGGGCTGGTCCTGGGTCCAGCGCGACCTGGAGAGCAGCGAGGAGGCCGCCCGGGAGGGCTGGGAGCAGGTCAAGCGGGACCTGGCCGCCGAGACCTACCGGCTGTACGTCCTGGACGAGTTCACCTACCCGATGCACTGGGGCTGGGTGGACACCGAGGAGGTGGTCTCCGTCCTCCGCGACCGGCCCGGCGCGCAGCATGTGGTGATCACCGGCCGGTACGCACCGCAGGCGCTGCTGGACGCCGCCGACCTGGTCACCGAGATGACCAAGGTCAAGCACCCGATGGACGCGGGCCGCAAGGGCCAGCGCGGCATCGAGTGGTGA
- a CDS encoding putative cobaltochelatase, translating to MSDARYPFTAIVGMADLRLALLLNAVSPAVGGVLVRGEKGTAKSTAVRALASLLPSIAVVEGCRFACDPAAPDGQCPDGPHEPGTAAATRPAGLVELPVGVSEDRIVGSLDLERALAEGVKAYEPGLLAAAHRGVLYIDEVNLLHDHVVDLLLDAAAMGRSYVEREGVSVRHAARFLLVGTMNPEEGELRPQLLDRFGLTVEIAATREPEQRAEVVRRRLAYDADPSGFAARWAEDERALAERISAARALLPEVVLGDAALRQITAVCAAFEVDGLRADIVMARTAVALAAWAGRTQVLAEDVRTAAQLALPHRRRRNPFDAPGLDDDKLDETLQQHAGQQQDDDDPDPDGPDGGPGGGGGGGGQDGGPQDGAPDGSPADGEAPAPAESSDGGEGTQRPGRAPQESAPVAAGEPYRTRVLKVPGVGRGTQGRRSRAETDSGHTVRARRPAGVLGRLHLAATVQAAAPHQHARGRDGRALLLRRDDLREKVLEGHESNLVLFVVDASGSMAARQRMTAVKGAVLSLLMDAYQRRDKVGLVTFRGSSAELALPPTSSVEVGAARLEQLPTGGRTPLAAGLLRAHEVLRLERLRDPHRRPLLVVVTDGRATGGRDALGDARRAAGLLAAQGTAAIVLDCESGPVRLGLAASLAADLGASAVTLEELRADGMAALVRDTRAAYATIPPSRKAA from the coding sequence ATGAGCGACGCGAGGTATCCGTTCACCGCGATCGTCGGGATGGCCGACCTGCGGCTGGCGCTGCTGCTCAACGCGGTCTCACCGGCCGTCGGCGGGGTGCTGGTGCGCGGCGAGAAGGGCACCGCCAAGTCGACGGCGGTCAGGGCGCTGGCCTCGCTGCTGCCGTCCATCGCGGTGGTGGAGGGCTGCCGGTTCGCCTGCGACCCGGCGGCGCCCGACGGCCAGTGCCCGGACGGTCCGCATGAGCCCGGCACGGCCGCCGCCACCCGGCCGGCCGGGCTGGTGGAGCTTCCGGTGGGCGTCTCCGAGGACCGCATCGTCGGCTCGCTGGACCTGGAGCGGGCACTGGCCGAGGGCGTCAAGGCGTATGAGCCGGGCCTGCTGGCCGCCGCCCACCGGGGGGTGCTCTACATCGACGAGGTCAATCTGCTGCACGACCATGTCGTCGATCTGCTGCTGGACGCCGCCGCCATGGGCCGCTCCTATGTGGAGCGGGAGGGCGTCTCGGTCCGGCACGCCGCCCGCTTCCTGCTGGTCGGCACCATGAACCCGGAGGAGGGCGAGCTGCGTCCGCAGCTGCTCGACCGGTTCGGCCTGACGGTGGAGATCGCCGCCACCCGGGAGCCGGAGCAGCGGGCCGAGGTGGTGCGGCGGCGGCTGGCGTACGACGCCGATCCGAGCGGCTTCGCCGCCCGCTGGGCGGAGGACGAGCGGGCGCTGGCCGAGCGGATCAGCGCCGCCCGGGCGCTGCTGCCCGAGGTGGTGCTGGGCGATGCGGCGCTGCGTCAGATCACCGCCGTCTGCGCCGCGTTCGAGGTGGACGGGCTGCGCGCCGACATCGTGATGGCCCGTACGGCGGTCGCGCTGGCCGCCTGGGCGGGCCGGACCCAGGTGCTCGCGGAGGACGTCCGCACCGCCGCGCAGCTGGCGCTGCCGCACCGCCGCCGCCGCAACCCCTTTGACGCGCCCGGGTTGGACGACGACAAGCTGGACGAGACGCTTCAGCAGCACGCCGGGCAGCAGCAGGACGACGACGACCCGGACCCGGACGGGCCTGACGGCGGGCCCGGCGGGGGCGGGGGCGGCGGCGGGCAGGACGGTGGGCCGCAGGACGGCGCTCCCGACGGCTCCCCCGCCGACGGCGAAGCCCCCGCGCCCGCTGAGAGCTCCGACGGCGGCGAAGGCACGCAGCGCCCCGGCCGGGCGCCGCAGGAGTCGGCACCGGTGGCGGCCGGGGAACCGTACCGGACCCGGGTGCTGAAGGTGCCCGGGGTGGGCCGGGGCACCCAGGGCCGCCGCTCCCGCGCCGAGACCGACAGCGGGCACACCGTCCGGGCCCGGCGGCCCGCCGGGGTGCTGGGCAGGCTGCACCTGGCCGCGACCGTGCAGGCCGCCGCCCCGCACCAGCACGCCCGGGGCCGCGACGGCCGGGCGCTGCTGCTGCGCCGCGACGACCTGCGGGAGAAGGTCCTGGAGGGCCATGAGTCCAACCTGGTGCTCTTCGTGGTGGACGCCTCCGGTTCGATGGCGGCCCGGCAGCGGATGACCGCCGTCAAGGGCGCCGTGCTGTCGCTGCTGATGGACGCCTACCAGCGCCGCGACAAGGTCGGCCTGGTCACCTTCCGGGGCTCCAGCGCCGAACTCGCTCTCCCCCCGACCTCCTCGGTGGAGGTGGGCGCGGCCCGGCTGGAGCAGCTGCCCACCGGCGGCCGTACCCCGCTGGCGGCGGGGCTGCTGCGCGCCCATGAGGTGCTGCGGCTGGAGCGGCTGCGCGACCCGCACCGCCGCCCGCTGCTGGTCGTGGTCACCGACGGCCGCGCCACCGGCGGCCGGGACGCCCTGGGCGACGCCCGCCGCGCCGCCGGGCTGCTGGCGGCGCAGGGCACCGCCGCCATCGTGCTGGACTGCGAGTCCGGCCCGGTGCGGCTCGGCCTGGCGGCCTCGCTCGCCGCCGACCTGGGCGCCTCCGCCGTCACCCTGGAGGAGCTGCGGGCCGACGGCATGGCCGCCCTGGTCCGCGACACCCGGGCCGCGTACGCCACCATCCCCCCGAGCAGGAAGGCGGCCTGA
- the cobN gene encoding cobaltochelatase subunit CobN, with amino-acid sequence MPGATVLLLSTADTDLLAARASGAPYRIGNPTRVDAAEELPSLLDGADVAVVRLLGGKRAWEDGLAVIAASGVPTVLLGGEAVPDAELMALSSLPAGVVAESLAYLVEGGPENLAELTRFLSDTVLLTGEGFAPPQPMPQFGVHGGREQREGRPTVGVLFYRAHELSGNTAFVDVLCDAVEAKGGNALPVYCGSLRGADAGLYELLGNCDAVVATVLAAGGTVAAEASAGGEDETWDVGALAELDVPVIQGLCLTGSRAAWLESDAALSPMDAAMQVAIPEFDGRIVSVPFSFKETGADDVPVYVADPERAARVAGIAVRYAALKHKANADKRVCLMFTAYPTKHSRVGNAVGLDTPASAVRLLDALRAAGYAVDGYPDNGDELIHRLIAAGGHDVEWLTEDQLRAAPARVPLADYRRWFEALEPGLRESMREHWGEPPGGLYVDGDEIVLASLRFGSVVIMIQPPRGFGENPIAIYHDPDLPPSHHYMAAYRWLEAAQSEGGFGADAIVHLGKHGTMEWLPGKGLGLSAECAPDAVLGDLPLIYPFIVNDPGEGTQAKRRGHATVVDHLVPPMARADTYGDLAKLEQLLDEYALVSDLDPVKAPAVRAQIWTLVKAAELHHDLHVDEQPDDDAFDSFVMHIDGYLCEIKDVQIRDGLHILGGGPVGEARVNLVLAVLRSSQVWGGKADALPGLRASLAAEFGLVEKELLAEPGAAVKVPAELTALVDGPARTASDAVDLLEQLCRRLAESMEQRGWAVDAAAGLVAEVLGRGVSGRGVSGREVADAVRVLEFAAAEVVPRLARTTDEITHVLRALRGGYVPAGPSGSPTRGLVNVLPTGRNFYSVDPKAIPSRLAWEVGQALADSLVARYLQDTGEHPRSVGLTVWGTSCMRTQGDDIAEILALLGCRPVWDDASRRVTGFEVIPLAELNRPRIDVTVRISGFFRDAFPHVVALVDDAVRAVAELDEPADRNYVRAHADQDTAEHGDRRRATARIFGSKPGAYGAGLLPLIDARNWRSDADLAEVYAVWGGYAYGRGLEGRAARGDMEQAFRRISVAAKNVDTREHDLVDADDYFQYHGGMVAMVRHLTGTSPEAYVGDSALPDQVRTRTLGEETHRVFRARVVNPRWMAAMRRHGYKGAFEMAATVDYLFGYDATAGVVDDWMYEKLAAEYVFDPTNQDFMKKSNPWALRGITERLLEAADRQLWAEPDQQTLDRLRETYLELEGDLEGEDR; translated from the coding sequence ATGCCCGGCGCCACCGTGCTGCTGCTGTCCACTGCGGACACCGACCTGCTGGCGGCCCGCGCCTCCGGCGCCCCCTACCGGATCGGCAACCCGACCCGGGTCGATGCCGCCGAGGAGCTGCCGTCGCTGCTGGACGGCGCCGATGTGGCCGTGGTGCGGCTGCTCGGCGGCAAGCGGGCGTGGGAGGACGGGCTGGCCGTCATCGCCGCCTCCGGGGTGCCGACCGTGCTGCTGGGCGGCGAGGCCGTACCCGACGCCGAGTTGATGGCGCTCTCCTCGCTGCCCGCCGGTGTGGTCGCCGAGTCGCTGGCGTACCTGGTCGAGGGCGGCCCGGAGAACCTCGCCGAGCTGACCCGGTTCCTCTCCGACACCGTGCTGCTGACCGGTGAGGGATTCGCGCCGCCGCAGCCGATGCCGCAGTTCGGCGTGCACGGCGGGCGCGAGCAGCGGGAGGGGCGGCCCACGGTGGGCGTGCTCTTCTACCGGGCGCATGAGCTGTCCGGCAACACCGCCTTTGTGGATGTGCTCTGCGATGCGGTGGAGGCCAAGGGCGGCAATGCGCTGCCGGTCTACTGCGGTTCGCTGCGGGGAGCCGACGCCGGGCTGTACGAGCTGCTGGGGAACTGCGACGCGGTTGTGGCCACCGTGCTGGCGGCGGGCGGCACGGTGGCGGCCGAGGCGTCGGCGGGCGGCGAGGACGAGACCTGGGACGTGGGCGCGCTGGCCGAGCTGGATGTGCCGGTGATCCAGGGCCTCTGCCTGACCGGCAGCCGGGCCGCCTGGCTGGAGTCGGACGCGGCGCTGTCGCCGATGGACGCGGCGATGCAGGTGGCGATCCCGGAGTTCGACGGCCGGATCGTCTCGGTGCCGTTCTCCTTCAAGGAGACCGGTGCGGACGATGTGCCGGTCTATGTCGCCGACCCGGAGCGGGCGGCGCGGGTGGCCGGGATCGCGGTGCGGTACGCGGCGCTGAAGCACAAGGCCAACGCGGACAAGCGGGTCTGCCTGATGTTCACGGCCTATCCCACCAAGCACTCCCGGGTCGGCAACGCGGTCGGCCTGGACACGCCCGCCTCGGCGGTGCGGCTGCTGGACGCGCTGCGTGCGGCGGGCTACGCCGTGGACGGCTACCCGGACAACGGCGACGAGCTGATCCACCGGCTGATCGCGGCCGGCGGCCACGATGTGGAGTGGCTGACCGAGGACCAGCTGCGGGCCGCCCCGGCGCGGGTGCCGCTGGCCGACTACCGGCGGTGGTTCGAGGCGCTGGAGCCCGGACTGCGGGAGTCGATGCGCGAGCACTGGGGTGAGCCGCCCGGCGGCCTCTATGTGGACGGCGACGAGATCGTGCTGGCCTCGCTCCGGTTCGGCAGCGTGGTCATCATGATCCAGCCGCCGCGCGGCTTCGGCGAGAACCCGATCGCCATCTACCACGACCCCGACCTGCCGCCCTCGCACCACTACATGGCGGCCTACCGCTGGCTGGAGGCCGCGCAGTCGGAGGGCGGCTTCGGCGCCGACGCCATCGTCCACCTGGGCAAGCACGGCACCATGGAGTGGCTGCCCGGCAAGGGCCTCGGCCTCTCCGCCGAGTGCGCCCCGGACGCGGTGCTGGGCGACCTGCCGCTGATCTACCCGTTCATCGTCAACGACCCGGGCGAGGGCACCCAGGCCAAGCGGCGCGGCCACGCGACCGTGGTGGACCACCTGGTGCCGCCGATGGCCCGTGCCGACACCTATGGCGACCTGGCCAAGCTGGAACAGCTGCTTGATGAGTACGCCCTGGTCAGCGATCTGGACCCGGTCAAGGCCCCGGCCGTGCGGGCGCAGATCTGGACGCTGGTGAAGGCCGCCGAGCTCCACCACGACCTGCATGTGGACGAGCAGCCGGACGACGACGCGTTCGACTCGTTTGTGATGCACATCGACGGCTACCTCTGCGAGATCAAGGACGTCCAGATCCGCGACGGGCTGCACATCCTGGGCGGCGGCCCGGTCGGCGAGGCCCGGGTCAACCTGGTGCTGGCCGTGCTGCGCTCCTCCCAGGTGTGGGGCGGCAAGGCCGATGCGCTGCCGGGCCTGCGGGCGTCGCTGGCGGCCGAGTTCGGCCTGGTCGAGAAGGAGCTGCTGGCCGAGCCCGGCGCGGCGGTGAAGGTCCCGGCCGAGCTGACGGCGCTGGTGGACGGCCCGGCGCGGACCGCCTCCGACGCCGTGGACCTGCTGGAGCAGCTCTGCCGCCGGCTGGCCGAGTCCATGGAGCAGCGCGGCTGGGCGGTGGACGCGGCGGCCGGGCTGGTGGCCGAGGTGCTGGGCCGTGGGGTGTCGGGCCGTGGGGTGTCGGGCCGCGAGGTGGCTGACGCCGTACGGGTGCTGGAGTTCGCCGCCGCCGAGGTGGTGCCCCGGCTGGCGCGTACGACGGATGAGATCACCCATGTGCTGCGGGCGCTGCGGGGCGGCTATGTCCCGGCCGGGCCGTCGGGTTCGCCCACCCGAGGGCTGGTCAATGTGCTGCCGACCGGCCGCAACTTCTACTCGGTGGACCCCAAGGCCATCCCGTCCCGGCTGGCCTGGGAGGTCGGCCAGGCGCTGGCCGACTCCCTGGTGGCCCGCTACCTCCAGGACACCGGCGAGCACCCCCGGTCGGTCGGGCTGACCGTCTGGGGCACCTCCTGCATGCGCACCCAGGGCGACGACATCGCCGAGATCCTCGCCCTGCTGGGCTGCCGCCCGGTCTGGGACGACGCCTCCCGCCGGGTCACCGGCTTCGAGGTGATCCCGCTGGCGGAGCTGAACCGGCCCCGGATCGATGTCACGGTGCGGATCTCCGGGTTCTTCCGCGACGCCTTCCCGCATGTGGTGGCGCTGGTGGACGACGCCGTACGGGCCGTGGCGGAGCTGGACGAGCCCGCCGACCGCAACTACGTCCGCGCGCACGCCGACCAGGACACCGCCGAGCACGGCGACCGGCGCCGCGCCACCGCCCGGATCTTCGGCTCCAAGCCGGGCGCCTACGGCGCGGGCCTGCTGCCGCTGATCGACGCCCGCAACTGGCGCTCCGACGCCGACCTGGCCGAGGTCTACGCCGTCTGGGGCGGCTACGCCTATGGGCGCGGTCTTGAGGGCCGGGCCGCGCGCGGGGACATGGAGCAGGCGTTCCGGCGGATCTCGGTCGCGGCGAAGAACGTCGACACCCGTGAGCACGACCTGGTCGACGCGGACGACTACTTCCAGTACCACGGCGGCATGGTGGCCATGGTCCGCCATCTGACCGGCACCTCCCCGGAGGCGTATGTCGGCGACAGCGCGCTGCCCGACCAGGTGAGGACCCGCACCCTGGGCGAGGAGACCCACCGGGTCTTCCGGGCCCGGGTGGTCAACCCGCGCTGGATGGCGGCGATGCGCCGGCACGGCTACAAGGGCGCCTTCGAGATGGCCGCCACCGTGGACTACCTCTTCGGCTACGACGCCACGGCGGGCGTGGTCGACGACTGGATGTACGAGAAGCTGGCGGCGGAGTACGTCTTCGACCCCACCAACCAGGACTTCATGAAGAAGTCCAACCCCTGGGCGCTGCGCGGCATCACCGAGCGCCTGCTGGAGGCCGCCGACCGGCAGCTGTGGGCCGAGCCGGACCAGCAGACCCTGGACCGGCTGCGCGAGACCTACCTCGAACTCGAAGGCGACCTGGAGGGTGAGGACCGATGA
- a CDS encoding cobyric acid synthase, with protein sequence MSGALLVAGTTSDAGKSVVTAGICRWLARQGVKVAPFKAQNMSLNSMVTADGAEIGRAQAMQAAAARVEPEAAMNPVLLKPGGDGRSQVVLLGRPVAEVGALDYRERKPVLLERSLECLADLRRRFDVVVCEGAGSPTEINLRDRDIANMGLATAAGLPVVVVGDIDRGGVFASMYGTLALLSAEDQRHVAGWLVNKFRGDARLLQPGLEMLEKLTSRQVLGVLPMLSGLWLDAEDSLDLDTAVDRGGAGTAAPYGAEVLRVAVVRLPRLSNFTDLDALAQEPGVLVRWASRPEEVADADLVVLPGTRATVADLAWLRERGLADAISGRAAAGRPVLGVCGGFQMLSRLIVDEVESGAGRVPGLGLLPVRVEFAREKTLGRPVGEAYGERVEAYEIHHGVVALEGGEPFLDGCRSGAVWGTTWHGALENDAFRRAFLAEVARLAGRAFAPAPDSCFADAREQRLDRLGDLIEQHADTAALWRLIEDGVPADGPPFLPPGAP encoded by the coding sequence GTGAGCGGGGCGCTGCTGGTCGCGGGGACGACCTCGGACGCGGGCAAGAGCGTGGTCACGGCGGGGATCTGCCGCTGGCTGGCCCGGCAGGGCGTGAAGGTGGCGCCGTTCAAGGCGCAGAACATGTCGCTCAACTCCATGGTCACCGCCGACGGCGCCGAGATCGGCCGCGCCCAGGCGATGCAGGCCGCCGCCGCCCGGGTGGAGCCGGAGGCGGCGATGAACCCGGTGCTGCTCAAGCCGGGCGGCGACGGCCGCAGCCAGGTGGTGCTGCTGGGCCGCCCGGTGGCCGAGGTGGGCGCGCTGGACTACCGGGAGCGCAAGCCGGTGCTGCTGGAGCGGTCCCTGGAGTGCCTGGCCGACCTGCGGCGCCGCTTCGATGTGGTGGTCTGCGAGGGCGCCGGCTCCCCCACCGAGATCAATCTGCGGGACCGCGACATCGCCAACATGGGCCTGGCCACCGCCGCCGGGCTGCCCGTGGTGGTGGTCGGCGACATCGACCGGGGCGGGGTCTTCGCCTCGATGTACGGGACGCTGGCGCTGCTCTCCGCCGAGGACCAGCGGCATGTGGCGGGCTGGCTGGTCAACAAGTTCCGCGGCGACGCCCGGCTGCTCCAGCCGGGGCTGGAGATGCTGGAGAAGCTGACGTCACGCCAGGTCCTCGGGGTGCTGCCGATGCTCTCCGGGCTCTGGCTGGACGCCGAGGACTCGCTCGACCTGGACACCGCCGTGGACCGGGGCGGCGCGGGCACTGCCGCCCCGTACGGCGCCGAGGTGCTGCGGGTCGCGGTGGTGCGGCTGCCCCGGCTCTCCAACTTCACCGACCTGGACGCCCTGGCGCAGGAACCGGGCGTACTGGTGCGCTGGGCCTCCCGGCCCGAGGAGGTCGCCGACGCCGACCTGGTGGTGCTGCCCGGCACCCGGGCCACCGTGGCCGACCTGGCCTGGCTGCGGGAGCGCGGGCTGGCCGACGCGATCAGCGGACGGGCGGCGGCGGGACGGCCGGTGCTGGGCGTCTGCGGCGGCTTCCAGATGCTGTCGCGGCTGATCGTGGACGAGGTCGAGTCCGGCGCCGGGCGGGTGCCGGGGCTGGGCCTGCTGCCGGTCCGGGTGGAGTTCGCCCGGGAGAAGACCCTTGGCCGACCGGTCGGCGAGGCGTACGGGGAGCGGGTGGAGGCATACGAGATCCACCACGGCGTGGTGGCGCTGGAAGGCGGCGAACCGTTCCTGGACGGCTGCCGGAGCGGCGCCGTCTGGGGCACCACCTGGCATGGCGCGCTGGAGAACGACGCCTTCCGCCGTGCCTTCCTGGCCGAGGTCGCCCGGCTCGCCGGGCGGGCCTTCGCCCCCGCCCCCGACAGCTGCTTCGCCGACGCCCGCGAGCAGCGGCTCGACCGGCTCGGCGACCTGATCGAGCAGCACGCCGACACGGCCGCGCTCTGGCGGCTGATCGAGGACGGCGTGCCCGCCGACGGGCCGCCGTTCCTCCCCCCGGGTGCGCCGTGA